From one Amphiura filiformis chromosome 13, Afil_fr2py, whole genome shotgun sequence genomic stretch:
- the LOC140168656 gene encoding adenosine receptor A2a-like, giving the protein MNVSFTYATFELFFAIMAVLGNGLVLLAFAKVERLLRSQTNYFILSLASADLLVGLLGVPFAILTSEGLPYNFRGCVIMLTFLLWLCGTSTFSLIGVTVDRFIAVSHPLSYQSIMTGRRAVIIIALSWVMSAIVGFLPVVGWNKGYPSTPGCFFMEIIDMKYMLFNAVVVIYIPLFVMIVLYGFIYRAVREQIRKIQPLGSISSGNSVNTVSGQEAKNSLKKRLSSYKRELRAVKAVAVIILVFMCCWLPLSLFNTITSICPFPKCRIPFEVLNFFIIISHANSAINPWLYAYGKDFRVAYRRTLASLFPCCHINTDDIATTRYPGEGQSGEDSTNKSGPSK; this is encoded by the exons ATGAATGTGAGTTTTACATACGCAACTTTTGAACTCTTTTTTGCCATTATGGCAGTACTTGGCAACGGGCTGGTGCTGCTAGCCTTTGCTAAAGTAGAGCGACTTCTCCGGTCTCAAACTAACTACTTCATATTATCCCTTGCCTCAGCTGATCTTCTTGTTGGCCTCCTAGGGGTACCTTTTGCTATCCTTACCAGCGAAGGACTGCCTTATAACTTCCGTGGCTGTGTCATCATGTTAACATTTCTATTATGGCTATGTGGAACATCAACATTTAGTCTAATCGGGGTAACTGTGGACCGTTTTATAGCAGTTTCACACCCTCTAAGTTACCAGAGCATTATGACTGGTCGTCGGGCAGTAATCATCATAGCTTTATCATGGGTGATGTCGGCTATTGTCGGGTTTTTACCCGTTGTCGGATGGAACAAAGGATATCCATCAACTCCTGGTTGTTTCTTTATGGAAATTATTGATATGAAATATATGTTGTTTAACGCCGTCGTGGTGATATATATACCGCTATTTGTTATGATTGTGTTGTATGGCTTCATCTACAGGGCAGTCCGCGAGCAG ATCCGCAAGATCCAGCCTCTCGGAAGTATTTCATCCGGGAACTCAGTCAATACAGTGAGTGGACAGGAAGCAAAGAATAGTCTCAAAAAGCGTTTATCATCCTACAAGAGAGAACTCAGGGCCGTTAAAGCTGTGGCGGTTATCATACTTGTATTTATGTGTTGCTGGCTACCGCTAAGCCTCTTTAACACAATAACTTCAATATGTCCATTCCCGAAGTGTAGAATTCCTTTTGAAGTATTAAACTTTTTTATCATCATTTCTCACGCTAATTCTGCTATTAATCCATGGTTATATGCTTATGGAAAAGACTTTCGAGTGGCTTATCGTCGCACCTTAGCGTCTCTGTTCCCATGCTGCCATATTAACACAGATGATATTGCGACTACTAGGTATCCGGGAGAAGGACAATCAGGAGAAGATTCTACCAACAAATCGGGGCCTTCCAAATAA